The DNA segment aagtataaaaattaccaagtatttttcataggaaaaatgaacttatttaaagtttgctacttggtaacattttggtaaaaattgcaagatttTGTTAATGGACTCATAAAGTTAGAATTAGACCTATCAAAGTTagtaatgggctaggcccaaattccttaatacatgggctagggcccaatggcaatataacatgggctcggcccaataacaataaaacatgggttaggcccgataacatagataacatgggctcggcccaatgacatgggctcggcccaatgacatgggctcggcccaataacattaaaacatgggttAGATATGATAACGTAGATGACATGGGCTcagcccaatgacatgggctcggcccaatgacatgagcaaaggctcaatgGCATGCGTGCACTGCATGAGGACGTGTGAAGAACGAAGCCGATAAcacataagtcaatacacatagaatacatgaatacgcTTATGAACTCAATACGAATAGAATACATgtatacacataacaatcgagcgagtaaactatcaacgctctaaaatacaaagttgttctaAAGATAACAAatgagaacataataaagaattcaagatgaacaacttgtacgaggtccgaaagacctagtgtctaacgagatcggtacacatgtaggttattgacacgtacggacgctcacttcgatatcataacacaggaacgcaaacttgtgagttcatgtccctcctttcactgttttcaatgttttgttttcaaaaacatcgaggggaaatacatgctaaaactattggtatgttagttacggagtagtagataacatgatcaatgtgcataagtaaggagataacattagtaaccattaatcacttagtgaccaaggtgcaaaaggtgtagatctattgggcttgaggcacgccccactcctggttggtataccctggagtgcttttgtgatcccaaatgatgacaaagtgttctcggtttggttatttacttatggtacattatgtcaggggctcgctacccactgatagatccttaacagactccatgtatgaatcagaacataccatgatgacaagatttcattttcatgaatactatgattacaagatttcattttcatgaatactacgattacatatgataacaaaaactgcatgaactcgctcaacttttgttgactttttaaaactacatgtatttcaggaaacaagtcttgagccagtgatacatgattggatgcaatgattacctttcttacgtcacacgcaacacgcttccgcaactagcagggtgtgacattaTTGATATTCAGTATTTGATTTGGATTTATGATGAATTAAGCTCCAATAACTTGTTAGGTTTTGTTTTTGTGTTATGATTTGATGCCGTATCAAATGCTGATCAATAATTTGCAAATGCTGATCAATAATTTGAATGATCCGAATTTGTGACAGAATCATAATAATTCTTATCATTACGACATAATTCTAATCATTACGAATTTGCGATACTCTATTGTGAATTGCATGCGAATGTTGTTAGGTTATAGAATTCAGGTTTTGAGGTACAACCTAGCGttattgattttcaaaatttgatATGGATTTAAGATGATTTTAGCTCCAATAACTCGTTACTTTTTCGTTTTGTATCATGACTTAATGCCGATATCATACTCTGATCAATAATTTGAATGTGTAGGTATTTGGCTGCAAAAAGTGAAGCTGATCATTACGATAGAGAGCTACGTAGAGAACAAGAAGAAATTGACACCATACCTGATTCAGGTTATTTCATAATTTCATTCAAAAAATTAGATGCATACTCGATAGTACGGAATTGATAATTGGTGATCTGATTATGTATACAAACTGTAGAGGCGGCTGAAGTGGCGGAGTATGGGGTGGAGCCACATGAGTACGGGCCTGTGGTGAATGCTTTGAGGAAGAACCCGCAAGCATGGCTTGATTTCATGATGAAGTAAGTGTTATTACATATCCTCAAATTAACTGTTTAGAACAAAGTAATGGAAGCTTGAGGGCTAGATTAGTAAATTTGCTTCTTATTTCTTGATTTTAGACAATTGGAATCTTAGTAGGACATGGTTAGGAAACTTTTAATCGTTTCTTGGAGTATTATATGTAAGCTAGCCATCGATAAGCTAAACATCGTCTTTTCATTACGTCTTTCTCAAGAATGTTTTGTCTTTTACAGTTTTACTTTTAAGGAGAGTTTATGCATGTCAGCATGTGGTGTTTGGCAAACCAGAAGCAATCTGCCATTCAATTAGAACAATTATAAACAATACTTAATTAACTTTGTTGTTTAGTGTTTTAGGTATATATAAAATTGATCATAAGTTATCTTTTATGTGTAACATTTTGGCTGTTTTAGCACGTTGGCCACACTTTATGATGGTCAAAATAAAATAAGTTTATTGGAGACAAAAAATCAGTCACCATGATATACTTTTAGCCAAAGAAGAGTTATAAGGAATATTACAAAAGCAGATCTGAGGCCTCCATGCATGTTGTCTTATTACTTGAAGGCTATGCAGTTAATTcggtgatatatcaccgatatatcggttatcggtccccatgtaaaataTTGGTCAGAATATGGTACCGATATTATGGGCGATATTGACCGATTATCCCAATAACAGCATCTTTCTTtttagttctaccattcgtctttcttcttattgctgccaTGAGTGTTGTAAGTCTTAGTTATTAATTGtttttgttaaatgttagtgttttaagtcttagtcagttcctacttgctacagttgttagtgttttgcaagttgcaaaaggttaatatGTTAATGGTGGGAGaatatactgaattgttagtgttaaattgctatatataaattttgcatgatattaaaattaccgatatcgcaccgcgataaccgatatctcaaatatcggtccttgaccgatatctgattttttaccgcattaactgcttagCTTGAAGGGATGCCATTTGTACGCTAACACCATACTTTATGTTTTGGACCAACTGAAGCCTCCATTAGACCCGACCCACATAATTATCACGTATTTTGACTTGAATCCGCAACCTAATCTGCTCATTTGCTACCTCTAATACAAAACGTCAACAACTTATAGAAAATGTTAATGGATATGGTTGTATGTGATCTTTGGTCATTATGAATGAATAACAATTTCTCATATTTTTATTATCCAGATTTGAACTTGGACTTGAAAAGCCCGATCCAAAAAGAGCACTTCAAAGCGCACTAACAATCGCGATCGCTTATGTATTGGGTGGATTGGTCCCGCTTCTACCTTACATGCTCATCCCAGTGGCCCAAAAAGCTTTGGTTGCATCTGTCATGGTGACCATATTAGCCCTGCTGATCTTTGGGTTTGCCAAAGGTTACTTCACCGGGGACAGACCAGTTTGGAGTGCCCTACAAACAGCCCTGATTGGAGCCATAGCGTCTGCAGCCGCTTTTGGCATGGCTAAGGCGGTGCAAGGGTAGTAAATGGTTACattgttattgcttctattttgaTTTGACTTTTAAAGTCAAACATGTCGGTTTTTGACTTTCGATATTATAACTGAGCTCTATGGTTTTTTTTTAACGAAAATCGATTGTTATAACATGGTAAGACTAATTTGATTTTAGAAAGAAAATATTGAAATATGTAATGTAactaaatttaattttttttcctgatgtaatcaaataacaaaaaaattttATCGAAAATTGTTACatttgaaatttatgtttttaAACCGATAAATGAAATAACATTAGAATTTATTACAGGAACTTTGATGTATGCACATTacatagttttaatttttttaatccgATAAATGAATATTAGAATTGATTACAGGAACATTGTTGTAAGCACATTATACagacttaatatatatatatatatatatatatatatatatatatatatacgacaAAGATCTgttaggaaccactctttattgcgagaactgcgagaaccagtatgaacacaaacagtaatacctaaaaaaaatctaaaaaaaccccaaaaaaaaatttagtattttttttttgtaaaaatcgctatattttgtttacaataaaaaaaaatttcaaaaaaaaaataattttttttgtttcgaGTCACAGTtgtccatgcacatgtgcatttgtgtcatttctttgacaaattccgtaattcattacaaatattagacaattgcactttcatttacactaccacgtgtaatacactactttttacgttaccAATATtataaatgcacatgtgcatctatacatatcaacatgaaataaggtgtgttggtacactactttctctttcatctatcattccatccataatacacaagcatgcacatgtgcattttgtcatttatttgacaaatttCGTAATTCATTACacatattagacaattgcactttcatttacactaccatatgtaatacattactttttacattaccaatattagaaatgcacatgtgcatttatatgtatcaacatgaaataaagtgttctggtacactactttgaatacactttccctttcatctatcataccatccataatacactaccattacctcctaccatccataatacaataccattaccgatattttcactttattacatgtatgtaaacaccatttataccatccaatcaacatattacatcataaattgacaactataaccaaaccatcaactactagatataactaaccaaaaaacatgtatatgagCCTACTTCTCCATTTAAAATCataaactttttgtaccaaaacacgttatatcatggttatacctaatgatgcaaaTGTGCATTTtaaatattggtaatgtaaaaagtagtgtattacgaatagtattgtaaattaaagtgcaattgtctattcctgataacgtattatcgaatttgtcgaagtaatgatacatatgcacatgtgcatagatatcagttactcgaaaaaaaaaatttaatggtaacgaaatatagcgattttttgaaaaaaaaaacattaaaaaaatttgagtgcttttttgattttttttagaatttattttgtgttcacattggttctcgcaataagggtggttctcgcatgaaccttaccctatatatatatatatatatatatatatatatatattgaaattcctgtaaaaaagaccaaaagcgtgagagggtaagaaagaatctcagccattagatctttgatctaatggttgagatcagtagggaccaaattgtaaaatgtgttttatttttttggaCTAATTTGCAAATTGTAGGGGTAATAGAGTCTTTTAAATCCACTTGAAATAGGAAACTGTAATCAAATCCCTACATTTTCGAATTCTCTTTCTTCTCCAGATCTTCGAATCTTCTTTCTTCTTTAGATTTTCGAATCCTTCTTCTCCAGATCAGTCCATctcgaatcatcatcatcaccagtcCATCTCGAATCAGCATCATCAGCGGTGGTGCCGACAGTGGAACGACGGCAATGTGGTGTAGGTACTTCTCATTTATAacattatttatttgattttttatatCATATGACAGACACCTACTTTCTAGTTTGTAACATACAAATTTACTCTTATTCTTTTCGATGATGTAATCTATAtacctttattaagagaaatggGTTTTTTGCCCTTTAGGTAATTTGCCACACATACAAATTTTAAAGCATTGTGtacaagaagaaaaagaaaaagaagctaTGTTATGTTAGAGGGGGTGAAATGAGAAATTATTCAAAGTAGTTTTAAGACGCCTAAAGGGGCAATCTAGGGATTTCACCTCTGCGTCCTTTCCCCTCATCATCATTCATTCATTCAATGGGCTtcagggcatgtttggctaagcttttcaaaacaacttattggcttattgacttatcaaaaagccaataagttgtttttgtgtttggcTAAGTCAAAAGTCCTTTTAGAAATGACTTtttgcaaagaagaaaaaggaggcTTCAataagtcacaatattgtgactttttggtcagcttttaacttttcaaactacaaattaccaatataccctttcTTTACCCCCTTATATCTAAAAGAATGCccattttagtaattttacatcaataagctaatccaaacactttttttaaaaactacTTTTCAAAAAGTCCTTTTCCCAAAAATCCTTTTccaaaagtcctttttaactataataagcttagccaaacatgccctcaTTGCCAGTAATTGAAGGAGGCATTTGATCCTACCATCATCGAGACCCCTCTCATTCTCTTCCGGTACACACGTCCACATCTTAGGAGAACAAGCTTTGTACTCATAAATTCCCCTAATCTGGTTCCCAAAACATTACTGATGATCGGAGCCAGTGGTCATGGCTTGTAAGTAGTATCTGTTGATGTTATTGTATGATTGATGATTGATTTGTTTGTAAGTATCTGTTTATAGATAGTTTCAATTGGTGATTTTAGGCAGGCAGGGGTTTCTTGACCTAACAATGAAGCCATCTCTGAACCAATAATATTCTACAACAATTTTGCTTTTCAAATTTTAATTATGTGTCTTACAATCTGTCACAATTTCCTCTTCATCGACTCCAAATCAATTCCTTTAAGTTTTGCTTCAATTTTAGCACACGCAAAAGTAAGTTTTCTTAGGGTTTCGTTTTGCTTCAGATTTCGTTTGTAAACTAATGTTTGTGTTTCCTCCATTAATGGTAATGGATCATGTTTCGATTTGTTCGATATTCGTGTTCGCTGATGATAGAAAAGTGTGTTTTGATCGTATGCTTTATCGACAGAGGGAACTTCAGGATTTGACAGGATAACGGGCGGTTTCTGAATTTGCACTTAGCAACCGTATTCAGGTTACTTTTGTTTTAATTTCCTCCTGAAGCCATATATGACCATGTTGGCATATGAAGTTGATTTCAAGGTTGTAGGGATACCTCCGGCCGCGGAAATTAATGTGTGTATGGACATCGATGCTTCGAATATGCTGCTGAGAGTTATGATGCCTGGATCTGGAACCAAAAATCCAGTGTGGTTCCACTAATGGAAGTTAAGTTAGAATGCCAACGGCTGATGATGGGCCTGGATTGTGCATTGATGCTCTACTCTAGACTTGGTAACTCTCCATAACAAGCTTAACGCTTAATAATAGTTAATGTTCATCCCCTGTTTCTTGTTTGCGACATCTTTCATTTTATGGTTGTATTACAGTCAGTTGGGGTCTTGTCCTACTGTGAAAGctttatgtaatatatatatatatatatatatgtggttGTAAAACACTGGTTGTTTTGAAGGTATTTTGGTTTATATGTGGTTGTAAAACAAGAATAATGCTGGTTGTTTTGAAGGTATTTtggttttagttatttttttgtGGAAAATATTTGTGTTGAATAAATTAAAGATCTGTTGCTACAGGAGGAGGTGAAGGTGTTCAATGAGCTTGTTCTTTCGGACACATTGAAAGGTCTTCTTCATGTATTCTTTGCACAACGTGCAATCTCAAAGGTACGATTATCGTTCCAAACTTTACAAAAATATTTCCtatttgagtaaaatgccaaatTCGTCCCTAAGGTTTAGTCATTTTTGCTTGCTCCATCCAAAATGACTTTTTTGTGCATTTGAGTCCTTCGGGTTTGCGTTTCATTGCCATTTTCATCCTTGAGTATGACAGTTTATTGTGACTTTCGTCCCTCGAAATTTGGCCCttagggatgaaaatggcaagttTTAAAACTTTTCGATGAAAATGGCACCTCAGAGTCAgagacgaaagtcgcaaaagtgggcaatcctcagggatgaaaatggcattttacttcttttttcttcaaaatagttgattttttttacaaaatctcGACTTTATTTTTGTCAATGAAAAGGTGCCTAAAGTTACCGATTTGGTATAATCCATCATATGCTTAATGAAGTATCTTTGTTGAAATATTGTCTTTTTCAACATGTGGCATTCATGTATATCCATATAAGTACCCATATTTGGCGAATTTCAGTACGGATACCTTGCTCATCCCTACGATTGCGTATTCGCCTGATTCGCAACTTTTGCCTATGGGCGCATAtgataataaaaaatcaagatgtGTTACGGAGTATACGTTTTTTAGATTGGAAGAACACATTACATCATTTGCTTTTATATCGATATTCGTATTTTAACAAAATGATTTTTTGTATAGGTTTGGAACGTAGTTTATGATGTAAacatttgctcatccctatgaAATGAACCCGGTACCATTTGTAGTTAGAAATTCGGTACCGAGAATGTTTacgttcgggaaattcggtaccggcaCCTGGTATggcggtaccatttgctcatccctatgaACGAACATTTAATTAAACAAACGAACTAAATTTCTTGTTCGTGCCCatttatctattaaaattaaaagaagaaacataaacgaacttcccgctaCGCTTCACGAAGTGTTTGATGAATGTCCGGTTCGCAGGGAAACTATCATAGATATGTTATTTGATTCCTTATCATTGTGTGATGGAATAGGTGAGACTGTAAGAAGGATTCTGGAGGGAGAGATGTTGAGAGTGACACTTTCAAACCCTAGGAATGGCAATGCACAGCATCTGCGTATTGTTTCGGTTGTTTTCGTCCTATAATGGATAGTTTAAGTGAGCTGTATGGAGTAAGATCTGATCGTTAACTGCCTACTTTTTCGATTTTGTGCTGCCAATGTTTGATGATGGTTAATTACATATAGACAAGTTTCTTCTATAAGATTATATGTTtatcttgttttgttttgttttgtgtagTGTAGACCTGTCAGTTAGATATAGAGATCATTTTCTTTTTAGTTAAGTGTCTGTCTATCCACATATTTACCTTTATTATGCTGCCAATGTTTTTAGTAAACTACACATAGACAGACAACATTGTAGAAGATCATATATTCATAATGGTTTGTGTAGACCTGTCATTCACACATAGAAAACAGTCTCTTTTAGTTAAGTGTTCCATCCATCCACATCTGCAGTGAAGCCTTTGGTTGATCCATCATGCACCTGTTTCGACAGTTGACACAAACGGTCAATTTTTGAAACTAGAATGCTTCTTTAGTAGTAAAATTGATGGGgagttaatattattattaacaCGCACTAACCGTAAGGAAAGTGAGTGGACCATGGTTCTTTAGCTCTCCCGCTTCTTTGCCATCTTGACAATCCTTGATGTTTCAAATTCTTTTCGACCGGACCATTTCATGGCCTCAACCCATCTATAGTTCCCTGTACCGTGTCCATTTCAGAAAGAAACATTATTCTATTTTGTTTTTAAGTTCAGCATGATAGAGGTGTTCAAAGAGATCGCGACTCGAGGCTCGCT comes from the Helianthus annuus cultivar XRQ/B chromosome 4, HanXRQr2.0-SUNRISE, whole genome shotgun sequence genome and includes:
- the LOC110874473 gene encoding vacuolar iron transporter 1, encoding MGGINESEKYLLNRHKEHHFTAGEIVRDVIIGVSDGLTVPFALAAGLSGANVSSSIILTAGIAEVAAGAISMGLGGYLAAKSEADHYDRELRREQEEIDTIPDSEAAEVAEYGVEPHEYGPVVNALRKNPQAWLDFMMKFELGLEKPDPKRALQSALTIAIAYVLGGLVPLLPYMLIPVAQKALVASVMVTILALLIFGFAKGYFTGDRPVWSALQTALIGAIASAAAFGMAKAVQG